One window of Methanocorpusculum vombati genomic DNA carries:
- a CDS encoding DUF2193 domain-containing protein, with protein MSDIYAKMVKEALAAQYADVNVLKAKRGTKFALSDARPYVDAVAQMTVADGQSAAVINLHKASVKTHFEVLSGLTGYVRPEDDPFVEHYQTPAILEILCDEDKKFAKSLETFADSIKKNENIVGREAARCYAGFYGPSCVVDFALMPGSTSNVVNQILLKTDIPSDHKQAILAAKSWGMNTSYGIGDLFAKRIEAGDTLAEASDKEVKQLQALYRHPIDAQVELMENSGMSSFDPRKYMDNYRKGMESYVKAAIDDGVHYGNIATIPAYCVGDISHHISQSTYNMCKDDVVMATIEAVTGVMDKTLHAALPDAKNGYQLLDVATGASAAAAEYLLELDGFNAPMIVDLLTKRYHNLVMIRPTRGAAAELHNCDFMDMIYRGWKILDKAGRAKNGSGKPLAARSGGVLIDLSPIHENEVLMNPQRYAYPACAITVRASALMRIADYPCLLTSEPITATMMTNIIALDKETPAAPARACKSCATACLVGSRHQYCQYREAV; from the coding sequence ATGTCAGACATATATGCAAAAATGGTCAAAGAGGCGCTGGCCGCCCAGTATGCGGATGTCAACGTCCTTAAGGCCAAACGCGGTACAAAGTTTGCTCTTTCCGATGCCAGGCCGTATGTTGATGCAGTTGCGCAGATGACCGTTGCAGACGGTCAGAGCGCTGCGGTTATCAATCTGCACAAGGCTTCCGTTAAGACACACTTTGAGGTTTTGTCAGGCCTGACCGGTTACGTCCGGCCTGAGGATGACCCGTTCGTAGAGCACTACCAGACTCCGGCAATTCTTGAGATTCTCTGTGATGAGGACAAGAAGTTTGCCAAGAGTCTGGAGACGTTTGCGGATTCGATCAAGAAGAACGAGAACATCGTCGGCCGTGAGGCGGCCCGCTGCTATGCCGGGTTCTATGGTCCGTCCTGTGTGGTGGACTTTGCCTTAATGCCGGGGTCCACGAGTAATGTGGTCAATCAGATTCTTCTGAAGACCGATATCCCGTCGGACCACAAGCAGGCGATTCTTGCTGCGAAGTCGTGGGGTATGAACACGTCTTACGGTATTGGCGATCTGTTTGCAAAACGGATTGAGGCGGGCGATACGCTGGCCGAAGCTTCCGATAAAGAGGTAAAGCAGTTACAGGCGCTGTACCGGCATCCGATTGATGCACAGGTTGAGCTGATGGAGAACTCAGGGATGTCCTCGTTTGATCCGCGGAAGTATATGGACAACTACCGAAAAGGTATGGAGTCCTATGTGAAGGCGGCAATCGATGACGGTGTTCACTACGGAAACATTGCAACGATTCCGGCGTACTGTGTGGGCGACATTTCCCACCACATCTCCCAGTCCACCTACAACATGTGCAAGGATGATGTGGTCATGGCAACGATTGAGGCGGTGACCGGTGTTATGGATAAGACGCTGCATGCGGCACTTCCGGATGCGAAGAACGGGTATCAGCTGCTGGATGTTGCCACCGGTGCGTCAGCTGCGGCGGCTGAGTATCTGCTGGAGCTGGACGGGTTTAATGCACCGATGATTGTGGATCTGCTGACGAAGCGGTATCATAATCTGGTGATGATCCGGCCCACCCGCGGCGCTGCGGCGGAACTGCACAACTGCGATTTCATGGACATGATCTATCGCGGCTGGAAGATTCTTGATAAGGCAGGCCGGGCAAAGAACGGGTCGGGTAAGCCGCTTGCGGCACGTTCCGGCGGTGTGCTGATCGATCTGTCGCCGATTCATGAGAACGAGGTTCTGATGAATCCGCAGCGGTATGCGTATCCGGCGTGCGCGATTACAGTCCGGGCGTCTGCTCTGATGCGGATTGCGGATTATCCGTGTCTGCTGACGAGCGAGCCGATTACGGCTACAATGATGACGAATATCATTGCACTTGATAAGGAGACACCGGCAGCTCCGGCACGCGCCTGCAAGAGCTGTGCAACGGCGTGTCTGGTTGGTTCCCGCCACCAGTACTGCCAGTACCGCGAGGCTGTGTAA
- a CDS encoding MIP/aquaporin family protein: MDLLKRSIAELVGTMLLVFIGCGSVCVLLMLAAGTPAATPFDIGIGALGGLGDWLAVGAAFGLAVAVVIYALGGVSGAHINPAVSIALWAIKKFPAKDTVAYIIAQCVGAVIGAALFLFVAGPDALAIGGLGATAPFPGISLWQALVAEIVGTFVLMLAIMGVAVDRHATPGFAGLVIGMAVTGVIVAIGNISGGSINPARSFGPDLIAAIMNGSAALVTTYPIYIAGPIVGAVLAAFFYKYVAGIDDN; encoded by the coding sequence ATGGATTTACTGAAGCGAAGTATTGCCGAACTGGTCGGGACGATGCTGCTGGTCTTTATCGGCTGCGGTTCGGTCTGTGTACTGCTGATGCTTGCGGCGGGAACGCCTGCGGCGACGCCGTTTGATATTGGTATCGGTGCGCTTGGCGGTCTTGGCGACTGGCTTGCGGTGGGTGCTGCGTTCGGTCTTGCGGTGGCGGTGGTTATTTATGCGCTCGGCGGAGTTTCCGGTGCCCATATTAATCCGGCGGTCAGTATTGCGCTGTGGGCGATTAAGAAGTTCCCGGCGAAGGATACGGTTGCCTATATTATTGCCCAGTGCGTGGGTGCGGTTATCGGTGCTGCGCTGTTTTTGTTTGTTGCAGGACCCGATGCGCTTGCCATCGGCGGACTGGGTGCTACTGCGCCGTTCCCGGGTATTTCTCTCTGGCAGGCGCTGGTTGCCGAGATTGTCGGTACGTTTGTTCTGATGCTTGCGATCATGGGCGTTGCGGTTGACCGGCATGCAACTCCCGGGTTTGCGGGGCTTGTGATTGGTATGGCGGTTACGGGGGTTATTGTTGCTATCGGTAATATTTCCGGTGGTTCAATTAATCCTGCCCGGAGTTTTGGTCCGGATCTGATTGCAGCGATCATGAACGGGTCGGCTGCGCTTGTCACGACATATCCGATCTATATTGCCGGCCCGATTGTGGGTGCGGTTCTTGCGGCGTTCTTCTACAAGTATGTTGCAGGAATTGATGACAACTAA
- the fdhD gene encoding formate dehydrogenase accessory sulfurtransferase FdhD → MDEDMITSCKGYRYQDGSVSKIDDVVVREDAVTLFLNGKSYLRMVASRDMLPELGAGFFTAAGIAEKIVSVRTEGTEVFVEAELRCDVPPDGFSPAKPARCITTDGVRVAPEEIFALREALNTKVWKDTGGMHCAALWYDHRCVAVASDIGRHNAVDKVIGWMVLHNLPPEMCMLGSTGRQPAGMVTKAVNAGIPIVAARAAVTVKGAELAAASGVTLIGFVREGRFTVYTHPERVTDLRPETGKPMPAKDCGALAAPLPGLRYREGRTVPVEDAAVAESLVTLYLNGKEFIKTVVSCEFLREFAAGFFVDAGLVCSAPDIVSVRAEGTKVFVEAACTACVPGEMESAGGFAPLQAQRIAASGGTITPAEIFAIREAINAEVWDATGGLHCAVLFHDHKVVFLASDIGRHNAVDKVIGFMILAGLRPEECAIGSTGRQPAGMVTKAANAGVPIVVSRAAATDAGIAAAKACGVTLICFTRPPRFTVYAHPERVTGDFVMR, encoded by the coding sequence ATGGACGAGGATATGATTACTTCCTGCAAAGGATACCGGTATCAGGACGGCAGTGTTTCAAAGATTGATGATGTTGTGGTGCGTGAGGATGCGGTGACGCTGTTTCTGAACGGGAAGTCATATCTGCGGATGGTGGCAAGCCGTGATATGCTCCCGGAACTTGGCGCGGGATTTTTCACGGCGGCCGGGATTGCGGAGAAGATTGTGTCGGTCCGGACGGAGGGGACAGAGGTGTTTGTGGAGGCGGAGCTGCGGTGCGATGTGCCGCCGGATGGTTTTTCACCTGCAAAACCGGCCCGCTGTATTACGACAGATGGCGTGCGGGTTGCACCTGAGGAGATTTTTGCGCTCCGTGAGGCACTGAATACAAAGGTGTGGAAGGATACGGGCGGGATGCACTGTGCGGCGCTGTGGTATGATCACCGCTGTGTTGCTGTGGCGAGCGATATCGGGCGGCATAATGCGGTGGATAAAGTGATCGGCTGGATGGTGCTGCACAATCTGCCGCCGGAGATGTGTATGCTCGGCAGTACGGGGAGGCAGCCTGCGGGAATGGTGACAAAGGCGGTGAATGCGGGGATTCCGATCGTTGCGGCGCGGGCGGCGGTGACGGTGAAGGGTGCGGAGCTTGCGGCGGCATCCGGCGTTACGCTGATCGGATTTGTCCGCGAGGGACGGTTTACGGTGTACACGCATCCGGAACGGGTTACGGATCTGCGTCCTGAGACAGGAAAACCGATGCCTGCAAAGGACTGCGGCGCACTTGCAGCGCCGCTGCCGGGTCTGCGTTACCGCGAGGGGCGGACGGTGCCGGTGGAGGATGCGGCGGTTGCGGAGAGTCTGGTAACGCTGTATCTGAACGGGAAGGAGTTCATCAAAACGGTGGTGAGCTGTGAGTTTCTGCGCGAGTTTGCGGCGGGTTTTTTTGTGGATGCAGGACTGGTGTGTTCAGCGCCGGATATTGTATCGGTCCGGGCGGAAGGAACGAAAGTGTTTGTGGAGGCGGCGTGTACGGCATGTGTTCCGGGTGAAATGGAGTCTGCGGGAGGGTTTGCGCCGCTTCAGGCACAAAGGATTGCTGCATCCGGCGGGACGATTACGCCGGCGGAGATTTTTGCGATTCGGGAAGCTATCAATGCAGAGGTATGGGATGCAACCGGCGGTCTGCACTGCGCGGTGCTGTTCCATGATCATAAGGTTGTGTTCCTCGCATCCGATATCGGGCGGCATAATGCAGTGGACAAGGTGATCGGTTTCATGATTCTTGCGGGGCTGCGTCCGGAGGAGTGTGCGATTGGTTCTACAGGGAGACAGCCTGCGGGGATGGTAACGAAGGCTGCGAATGCAGGAGTTCCGATTGTGGTGTCACGGGCGGCGGCAACGGATGCGGGGATTGCAGCGGCAAAAGCATGCGGGGTGACGCTGATCTGTTTCACCCGGCCGCCGCGGTTTACGGTGTATGCGCATCCGGAACGGGTTACAGGAGATTTTGTGATGCGGTGA
- a CDS encoding tRNA (guanine(10)-N(2))-dimethyltransferase: MEYRLVTEGSTTFEAPVQDENTAFPPGTAPVFYNTRMEFNRDMTVLLLSCITPENYLDAMAATGVRGLRVAHETGTPAVINDRDPAAVAVIEENAKAIGGDIRVTCDDANRLMCTERFDTIDLDPFGTPAPFLDAASRAAKRYLFVTATDTAPLCGAHLKAGMRRYFATPRNTEYHAEVGLRMMMGAMAKELVKYDRGMEPVLSFAKNHYFRSHVRVLGRVTAAETTMDQIGFVMQCPKCLYRAEQKGSLLPQSHTCPYCGAETEAVGPLWMGPLQDKGTIAALLEKLPAMQFGTAKQMDKLLRQLIVEPETCTFYDYHVISRNLRVSPPAMDEMIAGLNDLGHYTVRTHFAVTGIKTTAPLHVIEEWIRAWNKERNL; encoded by the coding sequence ATGGAATATCGACTGGTCACGGAAGGATCAACTACATTTGAAGCACCGGTACAGGACGAAAACACCGCATTCCCTCCGGGAACTGCGCCTGTCTTCTACAACACCAGAATGGAGTTCAACCGTGACATGACCGTCCTCCTCCTCTCCTGCATTACTCCGGAGAACTATCTCGACGCCATGGCCGCGACCGGCGTTCGCGGGCTGCGTGTCGCACACGAAACCGGCACTCCGGCAGTCATCAACGACCGCGACCCGGCCGCCGTTGCCGTCATCGAAGAAAACGCAAAAGCAATCGGCGGCGACATCCGCGTCACCTGTGACGACGCCAACCGGCTCATGTGCACCGAACGCTTCGACACAATCGACCTCGATCCCTTCGGTACTCCGGCACCCTTCCTCGACGCTGCATCCCGTGCCGCAAAGCGCTACCTCTTCGTCACCGCAACCGACACTGCGCCCCTCTGCGGCGCACACCTCAAAGCAGGTATGCGGCGCTACTTCGCCACTCCCCGGAACACCGAGTACCACGCCGAAGTCGGTCTCCGCATGATGATGGGCGCAATGGCAAAAGAACTCGTCAAATATGACCGCGGCATGGAGCCGGTTCTCAGCTTCGCCAAAAACCACTACTTCCGATCCCACGTCCGTGTCCTTGGCCGCGTCACCGCAGCAGAGACCACCATGGATCAGATCGGTTTTGTCATGCAGTGCCCCAAATGCCTTTACCGTGCCGAACAGAAGGGATCCCTTCTCCCGCAGTCCCATACCTGTCCCTACTGCGGCGCGGAAACCGAAGCAGTCGGCCCTCTCTGGATGGGGCCGCTTCAGGACAAAGGAACCATCGCCGCCCTCCTCGAAAAACTCCCCGCGATGCAGTTCGGCACCGCAAAACAGATGGACAAACTGCTCCGGCAGCTCATTGTCGAACCGGAAACCTGCACCTTCTACGACTACCACGTCATCTCCCGCAACCTCCGCGTCTCCCCGCCTGCAATGGATGAAATGATCGCCGGTCTGAATGACCTTGGACACTACACCGTCCGAACCCACTTCGCCGTAACCGGCATCAAAACCACCGCCCCCCTGCACGTCATCGAAGAATGGATCCGCGCCTGGAACAAAGAACGAAACCTTTAG
- a CDS encoding ABC transporter ATP-binding protein, which produces MTDYDKIWVRVKHATKKFATRKGEVTALEDVNLEIHDGQFVCLLGPSGCGKTTLLRMIGGLDVPTSGTITIDGKVVDGPSPKMTMVFQEYSLYPWRTVAENVGFGLEMNGVPAEERREEVMKELRLVGLENFADSYPYELSGGMRQRAAVARALATDPAVMLMDEPFGALDAQTRNKMQRELLNIWQKTRKTILFVTHSVDEAVYLADKVVILTPRPGTVHEIDEIRLPRPRDRTSVEFAQIRKNILHVIEELETGNQNI; this is translated from the coding sequence ATGACGGATTACGATAAGATCTGGGTGCGGGTCAAGCATGCAACGAAGAAGTTTGCAACCCGCAAGGGAGAGGTTACTGCTCTGGAGGATGTGAACCTTGAGATCCATGACGGTCAGTTTGTGTGTCTTCTTGGTCCGTCCGGCTGCGGTAAGACGACACTGCTCCGTATGATCGGCGGCCTTGATGTGCCGACGTCTGGTACGATTACGATTGACGGGAAGGTGGTTGACGGTCCGTCGCCGAAGATGACGATGGTGTTTCAGGAGTATTCGCTGTATCCGTGGCGGACGGTTGCGGAGAATGTGGGGTTCGGTCTTGAAATGAATGGTGTTCCTGCGGAGGAGCGGCGGGAAGAGGTGATGAAGGAGCTGAGGCTTGTGGGTCTTGAGAATTTTGCGGACAGTTACCCGTATGAGTTGTCAGGAGGTATGCGGCAGCGGGCAGCGGTTGCGCGCGCTCTTGCTACGGATCCTGCGGTTATGCTGATGGATGAGCCGTTCGGTGCTCTTGATGCGCAGACGCGGAACAAGATGCAGCGCGAGCTGTTAAATATCTGGCAAAAGACCAGGAAGACGATTTTGTTTGTGACGCACAGTGTTGATGAGGCGGTGTATCTTGCGGATAAAGTCGTGATTCTGACGCCCCGTCCGGGAACTGTTCACGAGATTGACGAGATTAGGCTGCCCAGACCGAGGGATCGGACGAGTGTTGAGTTTGCGCAGATCCGGAAAAATATTCTGCATGTTATTGAGGAGCTGGAAACGGGCAATCAGAACATTTAA
- a CDS encoding DUF357 domain-containing protein, whose protein sequence is MLIESYGTEFAADAGAAAPAVPAETPLGATAAEMLEMVRCYASDGMVFYRQSDPVNAVASFAYGYGWLDAGVFLGYLQGRSAGRLPEISEEIPSARIEHLTEKTHRYQRMLSSALAGVVTLPDAETRMWSAAQYLNAIAVSALTQGGGSVAAGDLVAALVSFSYGYGWLDCGVRAGLFGIVGDRDLFTI, encoded by the coding sequence ATGCTGATTGAGTCCTACGGTACGGAGTTCGCCGCCGATGCCGGTGCGGCGGCACCGGCGGTTCCTGCGGAGACACCGCTCGGTGCAACCGCTGCCGAGATGCTGGAGATGGTTCGCTGCTATGCATCCGACGGGATGGTGTTTTACCGGCAGAGCGATCCGGTGAATGCGGTTGCCTCCTTTGCCTACGGGTACGGGTGGCTGGATGCGGGGGTATTTCTCGGATATCTTCAGGGCCGGTCTGCCGGTCGGCTTCCGGAGATTTCCGAGGAGATTCCCTCCGCCCGTATTGAACATCTGACCGAGAAAACACACCGGTATCAGCGGATGCTTTCCTCAGCTCTTGCAGGTGTTGTCACTCTTCCCGATGCGGAGACGCGGATGTGGTCTGCCGCGCAGTACCTCAATGCTATTGCAGTTTCCGCGCTTACGCAAGGTGGTGGGTCTGTTGCTGCCGGAGATCTCGTTGCTGCTCTTGTATCCTTCTCCTACGGGTACGGATGGCTTGACTGCGGTGTCCGTGCCGGTCTTTTTGGGATTGTTGGCGACAGAGATCTATTTACGATATGA
- a CDS encoding YcaO-related McrA-glycine thioamidation protein has product MITMIQLQPSPKTYCGQTERSKTPEETLAFIEPLTKIAGITRVADITDLDRIKIPVYSCIRPTAADGAISVYNGKGGTEAEARVAGIMEGIERYSAEAMPRDLAMVSYDMLSLTEDTLNPADLILPKNIDPRAELPWVDAWDIANNCSLKVPLCAVMHPNPHYMPSLFRSSSNGIASGNTIEEAVFYALTELIERDAWSLVETTRVTGPAVTGLTGDAAEMLAKFTAAGVEVTLKDITSDIGIPTIAAVADDVTLKDPRLLTIGMGTHTNPEIAVIRALTEVAQSRATQIHGAREDATIAAFREMMGYDRVKRMNSYWFCVDETRDFSEIAGCATPDFRTDILAIIDRLRAAGLDRVLVADLTDPDLGVPVVRVIVPGLECFTIDNERRGKRCIDAERRRLHRPKSAA; this is encoded by the coding sequence ATGATTACAATGATACAGCTTCAGCCGTCTCCCAAAACCTACTGCGGACAGACCGAGCGAAGCAAAACTCCCGAAGAGACGCTTGCATTCATCGAACCGCTGACAAAAATTGCCGGTATCACCCGTGTTGCCGACATTACCGACCTTGACCGGATTAAAATCCCGGTGTATTCCTGTATCCGTCCGACCGCGGCAGACGGTGCAATCTCGGTGTACAACGGCAAAGGAGGAACAGAAGCCGAAGCCCGGGTCGCCGGAATCATGGAAGGAATCGAGCGCTACTCAGCAGAAGCCATGCCCCGTGATCTGGCAATGGTGTCCTACGACATGCTCTCGCTGACCGAAGACACCCTCAACCCGGCTGACCTCATCCTCCCCAAAAATATTGATCCCCGTGCCGAACTTCCCTGGGTGGACGCCTGGGACATTGCCAACAACTGTTCCCTCAAAGTCCCGCTCTGTGCCGTCATGCACCCGAATCCCCACTACATGCCGTCCCTGTTCCGTTCCAGTTCAAACGGCATCGCATCCGGCAACACCATTGAAGAGGCCGTTTTTTATGCGCTCACTGAACTTATTGAGCGCGATGCATGGTCGCTTGTGGAGACCACCCGCGTCACCGGTCCGGCCGTCACCGGCCTGACCGGTGACGCGGCGGAGATGCTTGCAAAGTTCACCGCCGCAGGCGTTGAAGTCACTCTCAAGGACATCACCTCCGACATCGGCATCCCGACCATCGCTGCGGTCGCAGATGACGTAACCCTCAAAGACCCGCGTCTCCTGACGATTGGTATGGGTACTCACACCAACCCGGAGATTGCCGTCATCCGTGCCTTAACCGAGGTCGCCCAGAGCCGGGCAACCCAGATTCACGGAGCACGCGAGGATGCAACCATTGCCGCCTTCCGCGAAATGATGGGGTACGACCGCGTCAAGCGCATGAACTCCTACTGGTTCTGCGTGGATGAGACCCGCGACTTCTCCGAAATTGCCGGATGCGCAACACCGGACTTCCGGACCGATATTCTGGCAATCATTGACCGGCTGCGTGCCGCAGGTCTTGACCGCGTGCTGGTCGCCGACCTTACCGATCCCGATCTCGGTGTGCCGGTCGTCCGCGTGATAGTGCCCGGTCTCGAATGCTTTACGATTGACAACGAACGCAGAGGAAAGAGGTGCATTGATGCCGAACGCCGTCGTCTTCATCGGCCCAAGTCTGCCGCTTGA
- a CDS encoding DUF2180 family protein, with the protein MKCYVCEQLGIDREATGICIVCGMGLCTEHMIRADVSVWEGGYPFPAKKLKKPIPRILCPECHHALNGDE; encoded by the coding sequence ATGAAGTGCTATGTGTGTGAACAACTGGGTATTGACCGGGAAGCAACCGGTATTTGTATTGTGTGCGGTATGGGGCTTTGCACCGAGCACATGATTCGTGCCGATGTGTCCGTGTGGGAAGGGGGATACCCCTTCCCGGCAAAGAAGCTGAAAAAGCCGATTCCACGGATTCTCTGTCCCGAGTGCCACCATGCACTAAATGGTGATGAGTGA
- a CDS encoding 50S ribosomal protein L16, producing MVRKPARMYRNVAKKAYCRREYMGGVPGVKVVQFDMGNLSAEFPVAIHLEVLEACQIRHTAMEAARINMNRRLMKDVGRNNFHLKIRAYPHHVIREHKQATGAGADRVSEGMRLAFGKAVGTAARVTPRQRLFTVWTSEQYINQAKDALQHSGYKLPTPTRVVVEN from the coding sequence ATGGTCAGAAAACCAGCACGAATGTACCGCAACGTCGCGAAGAAGGCATACTGCCGCCGTGAATACATGGGTGGTGTGCCGGGCGTTAAGGTCGTACAGTTTGATATGGGTAATCTTTCAGCCGAGTTTCCGGTTGCAATTCACCTTGAGGTTCTTGAGGCCTGCCAGATCCGCCACACGGCAATGGAAGCGGCACGTATCAATATGAACCGCCGTCTGATGAAGGATGTCGGGAGAAACAATTTCCACCTGAAGATCCGGGCGTATCCGCACCATGTTATCCGTGAGCACAAGCAGGCAACGGGTGCCGGTGCAGACCGTGTTTCGGAAGGTATGCGCCTTGCATTCGGTAAGGCAGTCGGTACTGCGGCACGTGTCACGCCGAGACAGCGTCTTTTCACTGTCTGGACGTCGGAGCAGTACATTAACCAGGCAAAGGACGCTCTCCAGCACAGCGGATACAAGCTTCCTACGCCGACCCGTGTTGTTGTTGAGAACTAA
- a CDS encoding ABC transporter permease → MKWYFKLILPALFILGWAITAILINNPYILPKVWDTLIVFTTPFVNLFGSGSLVENAIVSIYRVSLGFIIACIIAVPLGILLGRYQVLEDFCDGLIQILRPIPPIAWVPLSLAWFGIGLSSIAFIIVIGCIFPILVNTIDGVKRVRKSWIETARIYQASEWQVMTKVIVPAAGPAIWSGLRVGFGIAWMSVVAAEMLPGTVSGLGYLIMYTYNFGQIQIVIAGMIAIGIIGIVMDQFFQYVQKRKFAWEALDK, encoded by the coding sequence ATGAAATGGTATTTTAAGCTGATACTTCCTGCACTGTTTATCCTTGGATGGGCAATCACTGCCATTCTGATAAATAATCCCTATATTCTTCCGAAGGTGTGGGATACGCTGATCGTATTCACTACGCCGTTTGTAAATCTTTTCGGCAGCGGCAGTCTGGTCGAGAATGCGATTGTCAGTATCTACCGGGTGTCGCTTGGATTCATTATTGCCTGCATTATTGCGGTGCCGCTGGGTATTTTGCTTGGCAGATACCAGGTTCTTGAGGATTTCTGTGATGGTCTGATTCAGATTCTCCGCCCGATTCCGCCGATTGCCTGGGTGCCGCTGTCGCTCGCGTGGTTTGGTATCGGCCTTTCTTCGATTGCATTCATTATTGTGATCGGGTGTATTTTCCCGATTCTGGTGAATACGATTGACGGGGTAAAGCGGGTGCGGAAGAGCTGGATTGAAACTGCCCGGATTTATCAGGCGAGTGAATGGCAGGTCATGACGAAGGTTATTGTACCTGCTGCCGGGCCTGCCATCTGGAGCGGGCTGCGGGTTGGTTTTGGTATTGCCTGGATGAGTGTGGTTGCGGCAGAGATGCTGCCGGGAACTGTATCCGGTCTTGGTTATCTGATTATGTACACCTACAACTTTGGACAGATTCAGATTGTGATTGCCGGTATGATTGCGATTGGTATCATCGGTATTGTGATGGATCAGTTCTTCCAGTATGTGCAGAAGCGTAAGTTTGCCTGGGAGGCGCTGGATAAATGA